The Candidatus Omnitrophota bacterium genome window below encodes:
- the cbiM gene encoding cobalt transporter CbiM has protein sequence MHIPDGYLGPVTCGFFYAVMLPIWGIASKVVKKTLLVRQIPMLAIGAAFSFVIMMLNLPVPGGTTAHAVGGVIVAILLGPWAACIAVTVTLVIQAFLFGDGGITAIGANSFNMAFILPFSGYYIYKAISYKSLLNSKRRIIAAGVAGYLAITLAALFTGIELGLQPLLYQPSEQVFYFPYGLKIVLPAMLGGHLLLIGWVEAVMTGLVIKYLQKYSSKLFAESKGNS, from the coding sequence ATGCATATTCCTGATGGATATCTGGGCCCGGTAACATGCGGATTTTTTTATGCTGTAATGCTGCCGATATGGGGAATAGCTTCAAAGGTTGTGAAGAAAACACTCCTGGTGCGCCAGATTCCCATGTTGGCAATTGGGGCGGCATTTAGTTTTGTAATAATGATGCTTAATCTTCCTGTCCCGGGAGGGACAACGGCGCATGCGGTAGGGGGCGTTATAGTGGCAATATTACTGGGGCCCTGGGCTGCTTGTATTGCCGTAACTGTTACTTTAGTCATTCAAGCATTCTTATTTGGTGATGGGGGTATTACCGCTATCGGCGCCAATTCTTTTAATATGGCTTTTATTTTACCCTTTAGCGGATATTATATTTATAAAGCAATTAGTTATAAATCCCTTTTAAATTCAAAAAGAAGGATTATTGCTGCCGGGGTTGCCGGTTATCTTGCTATAACCTTAGCAGCTTTATTCACCGGAATTGAGCTGGGCTTGCAGCCGTTGTTGTATCAGCCAAGCGAACAGGTTTTTTATTTTCCTTATGGATTAAAAATAGTTTTGCCGGCAATGCTAGGTGGGCATCTCTTGCTAATAGGCTGGGTAGAAGCGGTTATGACTGGTTTGGTAATAAAATATTTACAAAAATATTCTTCGAAACTTTTTGCAGAAAGTAAGGGAAATTCTTAA
- the gcvH gene encoding glycine cleavage system protein GcvH → MNIPKDLFYTKDHEWARIDGDTAYIGITDYAQHSLGDITFVELPKKSEELKQSRYCATVESVKAASEVYAPLSGKVLSNNEQLAAHPELINQSAYEKGYFFSMQISNEAEKEKLMDAVSYERYLEGLAK, encoded by the coding sequence ATGAATATACCAAAAGATCTTTTTTATACCAAGGACCATGAATGGGCGCGTATTGATGGAGATACTGCTTATATCGGGATTACTGATTATGCCCAGCATTCCCTAGGTGATATTACTTTTGTGGAGTTGCCAAAAAAAAGTGAGGAGCTCAAGCAATCCAGATATTGCGCTACTGTTGAATCGGTTAAAGCTGCATCCGAAGTCTATGCGCCTTTATCGGGCAAGGTTTTATCCAATAATGAGCAGTTAGCGGCTCATCCGGAATTAATTAATCAGTCTGCATACGAAAAAGGTTATTTTTTCTCAATGCAGATTTCAAATGAAGCTGAAAAAGAAAAACTTATGGATGCAGTAAGTTATGAGCGTTATCTGGAAGGGCTTGCCAAATGA
- the gcvPB gene encoding aminomethyl-transferring glycine dehydrogenase subunit GcvPB, whose protein sequence is MKLIFEKHKEGRRGFLYGKCDVDKPKPLAEKYCRKTQAHLASLSELDVVRHYTNMSRFNFSVDTHFYPLGSCTMKYNPKFCERIASFEGFSGVHPLLPQLSGGGMLAQGSLEVLYETEKLLCEITGMKAFSMQPLAGAHGELTGVMLIAAYHKDKGNRRKYIIVPDSSHGTNPSSAAIAGYEIKVIPTGLDGYMDLDEYKKQLNNEVAAVMLTCPDTLGIFNPRIKEIADLAHKCAALMYYDGANLNAMLGKARPGDIGFDVMHINLHKTFATPHGGGGPGAGPVGVSEKLVEFLPISRIKKRDDGTYALDYHQQKSIGYIAPFYGNFGVILKAYAYILVLGKEGLIKATEMAVLNANYCQAILKDYYELPFDKRCMHECVFSAVRQAKNGVAALDIAKYLIDKGYHPPTIYFPLIVKEALMIEPTETESKETIDAFIEVMIEIAHLAQENPTAVNCAPVNMPIKRLDEVRAARQPDLCWKEESS, encoded by the coding sequence GTGAAATTAATTTTTGAAAAACATAAAGAGGGAAGGCGGGGATTTTTATATGGCAAGTGTGATGTCGATAAGCCTAAGCCTTTGGCAGAAAAATACTGCCGTAAAACCCAGGCGCATTTAGCTTCTCTTAGCGAGCTGGACGTTGTGCGTCACTATACGAATATGTCCCGCTTTAATTTTTCTGTTGATACTCACTTCTATCCGCTTGGTTCATGTACCATGAAATATAACCCAAAATTCTGCGAACGGATTGCGTCATTTGAAGGATTTTCTGGCGTGCATCCTTTATTGCCTCAGCTTTCAGGTGGCGGTATGCTTGCGCAGGGTTCGTTGGAAGTTTTGTATGAAACAGAAAAGCTGCTTTGTGAAATTACCGGAATGAAAGCTTTCTCGATGCAGCCTTTAGCCGGAGCCCATGGTGAATTAACCGGAGTAATGCTTATTGCTGCATATCATAAAGATAAAGGAAACCGGCGTAAATATATAATTGTGCCGGATTCATCGCATGGCACAAATCCTTCCAGTGCCGCTATTGCCGGTTATGAGATTAAAGTTATCCCAACAGGCTTAGATGGCTATATGGACTTGGATGAATATAAAAAACAGTTGAATAACGAAGTGGCAGCTGTGATGTTGACTTGTCCGGATACCTTGGGGATTTTCAATCCGCGCATTAAAGAAATTGCTGATTTGGCGCATAAGTGCGCAGCTCTGATGTATTATGACGGAGCCAATCTCAATGCTATGCTTGGTAAGGCTCGTCCTGGGGATATTGGTTTTGATGTTATGCATATAAATTTGCATAAGACATTTGCTACGCCTCATGGAGGAGGCGGCCCGGGGGCAGGCCCAGTGGGGGTGAGTGAAAAGTTAGTTGAGTTTCTGCCGATTTCCCGGATTAAGAAGCGCGATGACGGCACCTATGCTTTGGATTATCATCAACAGAAATCAATCGGTTATATCGCTCCTTTTTACGGAAATTTCGGAGTGATTCTTAAAGCATATGCTTATATATTGGTTTTGGGTAAGGAAGGCTTGATTAAGGCAACAGAGATGGCGGTGTTAAACGCCAATTATTGCCAGGCAATCCTTAAGGATTATTATGAGCTGCCTTTTGATAAAAGGTGTATGCATGAATGTGTTTTTTCTGCCGTACGCCAGGCAAAAAATGGAGTTGCTGCTTTAGATATTGCCAAATATTTAATTGATAAAGGATATCATCCTCCGACAATATATTTTCCTTTAATCGTTAAAGAGGCATTGATGATTGAGCCGACAGAAACAGAGTCAAAGGAAACCATTGATGCTTTTATTGAGGTAATGATTGAGATTGCTCATCTGGCGCAAGAGAATCCAACTGCTGTAAATTGTGCACCTGTTAATATGCCGATAAAACGGCTCGATGAAGTAAGGGCAGCTCGACAGCCTGATCTTTGCTGGAAGGAGGAGTCATCCTGA
- the gcvT gene encoding glycine cleavage system aminomethyltransferase GcvT translates to MLKTPLYDIHLALGAKIAPFGGWLMPIQYQGILAEHSHIRNAVGVFDICHMGEFMLEADLALSGLDRIVTQNIISMPQGSCRYGFMLNDQGGILDDLVVYRVNENNWMLVVNAATTLSDYEHLKRNLSGQYILEDVSSKTGKLDVQGPQSLDVLKNIFGGGILKLKYYTSSEFFFQNQRCIVSRTGYTGELGFEIYISTDYVIKLWEVLLKDGRVKPAGLGCRDTLRLEMGYPLYGQDLDINHTPLSAGLIKFVDLSKNFIGKDGLLKEQKSGSKEYLIYFQADSRRAPRHGFAIFANDQRVGTVTSGSFSPSLSVGIGMGYVSGNYDIGAELIVKEAGIEIPVKVARKPFKKLTSL, encoded by the coding sequence GTGTTAAAAACTCCACTTTACGATATTCATCTTGCGCTCGGCGCAAAAATTGCTCCTTTTGGCGGATGGCTGATGCCTATTCAATATCAGGGGATTTTGGCTGAGCACTCCCATATCCGCAATGCAGTTGGCGTATTCGATATCTGCCATATGGGAGAGTTTATGCTTGAGGCGGACCTGGCTTTAAGCGGCCTGGACCGTATTGTTACGCAGAATATAATTTCAATGCCGCAAGGTTCCTGCCGTTATGGTTTTATGCTCAATGATCAAGGGGGAATCCTGGATGACCTTGTCGTATACCGTGTTAATGAAAATAATTGGATGCTGGTAGTTAATGCCGCAACTACCTTGAGTGATTATGAACATCTAAAAAGAAATCTTTCAGGCCAATATATCCTGGAGGATGTTTCCAGCAAAACAGGAAAACTTGATGTCCAGGGGCCGCAATCACTGGATGTGCTGAAAAATATTTTTGGCGGCGGCATATTAAAACTTAAATATTATACTTCTTCTGAATTCTTTTTTCAAAACCAACGTTGTATAGTTAGCCGTACCGGTTATACCGGAGAGCTTGGGTTTGAAATATATATATCAACCGATTATGTTATAAAACTATGGGAAGTTTTACTTAAAGATGGGCGTGTAAAACCCGCTGGCCTTGGCTGTCGTGATACTCTGCGGCTTGAGATGGGGTATCCTCTTTATGGACAGGATTTGGATATAAATCATACGCCGTTATCTGCTGGCCTTATCAAGTTTGTGGATTTATCTAAGAATTTTATTGGCAAGGATGGCTTGTTAAAGGAGCAAAAGAGCGGCTCAAAAGAGTATTTAATTTATTTTCAGGCGGATTCGCGTAGAGCACCGCGGCATGGTTTTGCAATCTTTGCAAATGATCAACGTGTGGGCACAGTAACTAGCGGTTCATTTTCACCCAGTCTTTCTGTGGGTATTGGGATGGGATATGTTTCGGGTAATTATGATATTGGCGCAGAGCTTATTGTTAAAGAGGCAGGCATAGAAATTCCGGTAAAAGTTGCCAGGAAGCCTTTTAAAAAATTGACTTCGTTATAA
- the gcvPA gene encoding aminomethyl-transferring glycine dehydrogenase subunit GcvPA — MSYTPHTQEDIKQMLSAIGAKSIDDLFQDIPAALAPKSFNIPAPKSEFVVTQILHKLSLKNATNLVNFVGGGFYDHFIPASVEAIVSRPEFYTAYTPYQPECSQGWLQAIYEYQSIICQLTALDVSNASLYDGGTALFEAMMIAIRQTGRKKIILDSGVNLIYRTMLYTYTKNLSVEFIEIPVAHGQSSREELVKYLDDKTAAVILQNPNFFGAIDDHTDIVEKVHKFGALAIASVYPVSLGMLKSPGEMGFDIATGEGQSLGIPLFFGGPYLGFMAVKSQLVRQMPGRIVGATVDSDGKRGFVLTLQTREQHIRRQKATSNICSNEALCALRAAVFVSLLGREGLKELAEHNYSKAEFAKEQLSRISGVQVKRSSPTFNEFTVLLPKGADEVVHRMIDKGFACGFPLGRFYKGMDNYLLIAVTEKRTKEEIRRLVDSLEAVL; from the coding sequence ATGAGCTATACCCCGCATACGCAGGAAGATATTAAACAGATGCTCTCGGCAATAGGAGCCAAGAGTATTGATGATCTTTTTCAAGATATCCCAGCGGCGCTTGCTCCAAAATCTTTTAATATTCCTGCTCCAAAATCGGAATTCGTTGTAACCCAGATTCTGCATAAGCTTTCTTTAAAGAATGCTACTAACCTGGTTAATTTTGTCGGCGGCGGTTTCTATGATCATTTTATTCCTGCTTCAGTTGAAGCTATTGTTAGCCGACCGGAGTTTTATACCGCTTATACTCCGTATCAGCCGGAATGTTCCCAGGGGTGGTTGCAGGCAATCTATGAATATCAGAGTATTATTTGTCAGCTAACCGCTCTTGATGTTTCAAATGCTTCTTTGTATGACGGTGGCACCGCTCTTTTTGAGGCGATGATGATAGCAATTAGGCAGACCGGGCGCAAAAAAATAATTTTGGATAGCGGAGTGAATCTAATTTATCGCACGATGCTTTATACTTATACAAAAAATCTTTCCGTAGAATTTATAGAGATTCCGGTTGCGCACGGCCAGAGCAGCAGAGAGGAATTAGTTAAATATTTAGATGATAAAACCGCCGCGGTAATTTTACAGAATCCTAATTTTTTCGGCGCTATTGATGACCATACTGATATAGTTGAAAAGGTTCATAAGTTTGGTGCTTTGGCAATTGCTTCGGTATATCCGGTTTCTTTGGGTATGTTAAAGTCTCCAGGAGAAATGGGGTTTGATATCGCTACAGGAGAAGGACAAAGTTTAGGGATTCCGCTTTTTTTTGGCGGCCCTTATTTGGGGTTTATGGCTGTAAAAAGTCAATTAGTGCGTCAGATGCCTGGTAGAATTGTAGGGGCTACGGTTGATAGCGATGGAAAAAGAGGGTTTGTATTAACTCTTCAGACACGCGAGCAGCATATTCGCCGCCAGAAAGCAACTTCTAACATTTGTTCAAATGAGGCTCTTTGCGCATTACGGGCAGCAGTGTTTGTTTCTCTCTTGGGCAGGGAAGGCTTAAAGGAATTAGCCGAGCATAACTATTCAAAAGCAGAATTTGCCAAAGAGCAACTATCGCGCATTAGCGGTGTGCAGGTGAAACGTTCTTCTCCGACTTTTAATGAATTTACGGTGTTATTGCCAAAAGGCGCCGATGAAGTAGTGCACCGGATGATTGATAAAGGTTTTGCCTGTGGTTTTCCGCTGGGCAGGTTCTATAAAGGGATGGATAATTATTTATTGATTGCTGTTACCGAGAAGAGGACTAAAGAAGAGATTCGTAGGCTTGTCGATAGCCTGGAGGCAGTGCTATGA
- a CDS encoding glycosyltransferase family 39 protein, producing MKSNKFIKHIIVLAILSYFCFMFGNGLLSLTIPDEVFYAQTAKEMAQQHSWMTPYLFGQPQFEKPIFLYWLLRLGFMIFGITSFAARFFPALFGIIGVIAVYLLGRIGFKDPNKAFISAIVLMTGGLYIGLARTVFTDLIFGVFILLSLLFFYWGYSFVNRKGLGIKLFFVFAALATLTKGPLGLLIPFLTVASFLFIKNDLKYLIDRYWLGGLLIFGLIALPWYLLMFKLYGNTFIQEFFYNDHFRRIIEAEHIGNDTWYFYPLSMVGCIFPWSIFFIASLFFLPRYLKQKDNHFYVFLICLIAAVLIIFQSAHSKLVSYIFPLFPALALLTGNFIIDLITKEKKRLIYSILFSCLFIVFLVPVAFKVVSFWFKGYLNPYIPSQLLINFFIFIFLVFGFTMFFLIIKRKILKSIYCLALFVPLTLYFTPFVKNDIEPYLSPKYSCEYLFKNYKIDNMILSSKFFVRGVKYYTDKEVAVIDVPGTPFFSPHPIPFLNSEIKIRDFLRKQKITYCVLKESSVEDIQRITSGLFKYTVLKVIGNEYILKIETL from the coding sequence ATGAAAAGCAATAAATTTATAAAACATATTATTGTTTTAGCTATCCTTTCATATTTTTGTTTTATGTTTGGCAACGGTTTGCTTAGCCTTACTATCCCCGATGAAGTTTTTTATGCTCAAACTGCTAAAGAGATGGCCCAGCAGCATAGCTGGATGACTCCTTATTTATTTGGCCAGCCGCAGTTTGAAAAACCGATATTTCTTTATTGGTTGCTAAGATTAGGATTTATGATTTTTGGGATAACCAGTTTTGCTGCCAGGTTTTTCCCTGCATTATTTGGAATAATAGGAGTAATTGCTGTCTATCTACTTGGAAGGATAGGTTTTAAGGATCCAAATAAAGCTTTTATTTCAGCAATAGTTTTGATGACTGGTGGGCTCTATATAGGCTTGGCCCGTACCGTATTTACGGATTTGATTTTTGGTGTATTTATTCTGCTATCTTTATTATTCTTTTATTGGGGGTATTCATTTGTCAACAGAAAAGGCTTAGGAATAAAGTTATTTTTTGTTTTTGCGGCCTTGGCAACTTTAACTAAGGGGCCTTTAGGTTTACTCATTCCCTTCTTAACTGTAGCCTCATTTTTGTTTATCAAAAATGATTTAAAATATTTGATTGATCGGTATTGGCTTGGGGGATTATTAATTTTTGGATTAATCGCTTTGCCTTGGTATTTGCTGATGTTTAAGCTCTATGGCAATACTTTTATTCAGGAATTTTTCTATAATGATCATTTTAGAAGAATTATTGAAGCCGAGCATATTGGAAATGATACCTGGTATTTTTATCCTTTATCTATGGTAGGCTGTATTTTTCCCTGGAGTATTTTTTTTATAGCTTCCTTATTTTTCCTGCCGAGATATTTAAAACAGAAAGATAATCATTTTTACGTTTTTTTAATCTGCTTGATAGCCGCTGTTTTGATTATTTTTCAGAGCGCGCATTCCAAATTAGTAAGTTATATTTTTCCGCTTTTTCCTGCGCTAGCGTTATTAACGGGTAATTTTATTATTGATTTAATCACTAAAGAGAAGAAGCGGCTAATTTACTCTATTTTATTCTCTTGTTTGTTCATTGTTTTCCTAGTTCCTGTAGCTTTCAAAGTTGTTTCTTTTTGGTTTAAGGGTTATTTGAATCCTTATATCCCATCGCAATTACTAATTAATTTTTTTATTTTTATATTTTTGGTATTCGGTTTCACCATGTTTTTTTTAATAATAAAAAGAAAAATATTAAAAAGTATTTATTGCCTAGCTTTGTTTGTTCCTTTAACGTTATACTTTACTCCATTTGTTAAAAACGATATCGAGCCTTATCTTTCTCCTAAATACTCCTGTGAATATCTGTTTAAGAATTATAAAATTGATAACATGATTTTGAGTTCTAAGTTTTTTGTGCGTGGGGTAAAGTATTATACGGATAAAGAAGTAGCAGTAATTGATGTACCGGGGACTCCTTTTTTTAGTCCGCATCCGATACCTTTTTTAAACTCTGAAATTAAGATACGTGATTTTTTACGTAAGCAGAAAATCACTTATTGTGTTTTAAAGGAAAGTTCAGTGGAAGATATTCAACGTATTACTTCAGGTTTATTTAAATATACGGTGCTAAAGGTTATCGGCAACGAATATATCCTAAAGATCGAAACGCTCTAG
- a CDS encoding MFS transporter, whose product MNNHKKSAFQLILLFGLVSLFGDMVYEGARSVNGPYLKTLGANAAIVGLVAGVAEFLGYAIRLLSGYFADKTRAYWLFTFLGYGLLISVPLLSLAGIWQVAVIFIIMERLGKALRSPARDTILSQATKQVGTGIGFAIAEVLDQIGAISGPLIFTLLFVILGKGERNLVDYQRGYVLLWVPLILVLLCLIFAWRRIPHPEVLEEAAIKNPPTDKLSKVFWIYTIFTFVTTLGFANFALIGYHLKAKHVLTDAQIPLFYALAMGVDAVAALAIGKIYDVFKLRHDNEKAGLITLIAIPVFSLFIPLLVFSNSFSLVLTGAIIWGVVMGCHETVMRSAIADTTALKKRGTGYGIFNTAYGLAVFIGSVFVGLLYEHSIFAVIAISIIIEIAAIFVFFILKKEVLK is encoded by the coding sequence ATGAATAATCACAAAAAATCTGCATTTCAATTAATTCTGCTTTTCGGGCTGGTTAGCCTTTTTGGAGATATGGTTTATGAGGGGGCCCGTTCTGTCAATGGGCCGTACCTTAAAACGCTCGGAGCCAATGCTGCGATAGTTGGATTGGTTGCCGGGGTTGCTGAATTCTTAGGGTATGCGATACGCCTGCTGTCAGGATATTTTGCCGATAAGACAAGAGCCTATTGGCTTTTTACCTTTTTAGGTTATGGGTTGTTAATCAGTGTGCCTTTACTTTCTTTGGCCGGAATATGGCAGGTTGCGGTTATTTTTATCATTATGGAAAGATTAGGCAAGGCTTTGCGTAGCCCGGCAAGGGATACTATTCTTTCACAAGCCACTAAGCAGGTAGGTACGGGGATTGGTTTTGCCATAGCTGAGGTACTTGATCAGATTGGAGCAATCAGCGGCCCGTTAATTTTTACCTTACTTTTTGTGATTCTCGGTAAAGGGGAACGCAACCTAGTAGACTATCAGCGTGGTTATGTTTTACTTTGGGTTCCGTTGATTTTAGTTTTACTCTGTCTTATTTTTGCCTGGCGCCGAATACCTCATCCTGAAGTTTTAGAGGAAGCAGCGATTAAAAATCCGCCAACAGATAAACTAAGTAAAGTTTTTTGGATTTATACCATTTTTACTTTTGTTACTACACTTGGGTTTGCTAATTTTGCTTTAATCGGTTATCACCTGAAAGCCAAGCATGTACTTACTGATGCGCAGATTCCTTTATTTTACGCTTTGGCTATGGGGGTTGACGCCGTAGCAGCTTTGGCCATTGGAAAGATCTACGACGTTTTTAAGTTAAGGCACGATAATGAAAAGGCAGGTTTAATTACTTTAATTGCTATCCCGGTTTTTTCGTTATTTATTCCCTTGCTTGTTTTTTCTAACAGTTTTTCTTTAGTTTTAACAGGAGCAATTATCTGGGGTGTCGTTATGGGCTGTCATGAAACAGTGATGAGGTCCGCAATCGCAGACACTACTGCATTAAAGAAAAGAGGAACAGGTTATGGCATATTTAATACCGCTTATGGCTTGGCAGTCTTTATTGGTAGCGTGTTCGTAGGCTTGCTATATGAGCATTCTATATTTGCGGTTATTGCTATTAGTATTATTATTGAAATAGCGGCGATATTTGTATTTTTTATTTTGAAAAAAGAAGTTTTAAAATAA